From a single Nocardioides panacis genomic region:
- a CDS encoding ANTAR domain-containing protein encodes MPPRPVGDRLLDSLHQWRYADLTDGPEALDHELRAIDAHRPVIEHAKGALMLRYGIDSYQAFAVLVRWARVTHTPVHTVAHTLVHGICEGSPRTEALQGPLMRWMENRLRVHDPEPAGTPEPSDWSRSDD; translated from the coding sequence ATGCCCCCCCGGCCGGTCGGCGACCGGCTGCTGGACTCGCTCCACCAGTGGCGCTACGCGGACCTGACCGACGGGCCGGAAGCCCTCGACCACGAGCTTCGGGCCATCGACGCCCACCGCCCCGTCATCGAGCACGCCAAGGGCGCGTTGATGCTGCGCTACGGGATCGACTCCTACCAGGCGTTCGCGGTGCTGGTGCGCTGGGCCCGGGTGACGCACACGCCGGTGCACACGGTCGCCCACACGCTGGTGCACGGCATCTGCGAGGGAAGTCCGCGCACCGAGGCGCTCCAGGGGCCGTTGATGCGGTGGATGGAGAACCGGCTCCGGGTCCACGACCCGGAGCCCGCGGGGACCCCGGAGCCGTCCGACTGGTCACGCAGCGACGACTGA
- the boxC gene encoding 2,3-epoxybenzoyl-CoA dihydrolase, translating into MTVLDTPEADQQAPAIPVVDFDTAPDRYRHWRLDVDGDVATVTLKVDEDAGLVEGYALKMNSYDLGVDIELYDAVQRLRFEHPGVKAVVMTGGLEKMFCAGANIRMLAQSSHAWKVNFCKFTNETRNTIEDAHDTSGQTWIAALNGTAAGGGYELALACDEIVLIDDGASTVSLPEVPLLGVLPGTGGLTRVVDKRHVRKDRADLFATKSEGYRGATAVEWGLVDGTVARQGWDEEIARRAREAADASSRRPGEGITLTPLDRTEDGDTISYPFVTAELSRTDRRVEITVHGPAEEPPGDAAAVLAQGVDWWPFAVTRALDDLVLRLRTNEQELGTWVLRTRGDVDRVLAYDAQLGDLAGDWFVHETTQYLKRTLKRLDVTSRSLVAVIEPGSCFAGFLLELALACDRQYMLEGVYEDVDPDAEPAVLVLTASNDGRFPMGNELSRVESRFWGHDDQVENARTHAGERLDAQAADSAGLVTMALDDIDFEDEIRIVLEERASLSPDALTGMEANHRFVGPETMETKIFGRLTAWQNWIFIRPNASGPEGALRRYGSGQRGSYSYQRV; encoded by the coding sequence GTGACTGTTCTGGACACCCCGGAAGCCGACCAGCAGGCCCCCGCGATCCCGGTGGTCGACTTCGACACCGCCCCCGACCGCTACCGGCACTGGCGGCTCGACGTCGACGGCGACGTCGCGACGGTGACCCTGAAGGTCGACGAGGACGCCGGACTGGTCGAGGGCTACGCGCTGAAGATGAACTCCTACGACCTCGGCGTCGACATCGAGCTGTACGACGCCGTGCAGCGGCTGCGCTTCGAGCACCCCGGGGTCAAGGCGGTCGTGATGACCGGCGGCCTGGAGAAGATGTTCTGCGCCGGCGCGAACATCCGGATGCTCGCGCAGTCCAGCCACGCCTGGAAGGTGAACTTCTGCAAGTTCACCAACGAGACCCGCAACACCATCGAGGACGCGCACGACACGTCCGGGCAGACCTGGATCGCCGCGCTCAACGGCACCGCGGCCGGCGGCGGCTACGAGCTGGCGCTGGCCTGCGACGAGATCGTGCTGATCGACGACGGCGCCTCGACCGTCTCGCTCCCGGAGGTCCCGCTGCTCGGCGTGCTGCCCGGCACCGGCGGCCTGACCCGGGTGGTCGACAAGCGGCACGTCCGCAAGGACCGGGCCGACCTGTTCGCCACCAAGTCCGAGGGCTACCGGGGGGCCACCGCCGTCGAGTGGGGGCTCGTCGACGGCACGGTCGCCCGGCAGGGCTGGGACGAGGAGATCGCGCGCCGGGCCCGGGAGGCCGCCGACGCCTCGTCCCGGCGCCCCGGCGAGGGCATCACGCTGACCCCGCTGGACCGGACCGAGGACGGCGACACGATCAGCTACCCGTTCGTCACCGCCGAGCTCTCCCGGACCGACCGGCGGGTCGAGATCACCGTGCACGGCCCCGCCGAGGAACCGCCGGGCGACGCGGCCGCCGTGCTGGCGCAGGGCGTGGACTGGTGGCCGTTCGCGGTCACCCGGGCCCTCGACGACCTGGTGCTGCGGCTGCGCACCAACGAGCAGGAGCTCGGCACCTGGGTGCTGCGCACCCGCGGCGACGTCGACCGCGTGCTGGCGTACGACGCGCAGCTCGGCGACCTGGCCGGGGACTGGTTCGTGCACGAGACGACGCAGTACCTCAAGCGCACCCTCAAGCGGCTCGACGTCACCAGCCGCAGCCTGGTCGCCGTGATCGAGCCGGGCAGCTGCTTCGCCGGGTTCCTGCTCGAGCTCGCGCTGGCCTGCGACCGGCAGTACATGCTCGAGGGCGTCTACGAGGACGTGGACCCGGACGCGGAGCCGGCCGTCCTGGTGCTCACCGCCAGCAACGACGGGCGCTTCCCGATGGGCAACGAGCTGTCCCGCGTGGAGTCCCGGTTCTGGGGCCACGACGACCAGGTCGAGAACGCCCGCACGCACGCCGGCGAGCGGCTCGACGCGCAGGCCGCGGACTCCGCCGGCCTGGTCACGATGGCGCTGGACGACATCGACTTCGAGGACGAGATCCGGATCGTGCTGGAGGAGCGGGCCTCGCTCTCGCCCGACGCGCTGACCGGCATGGAGGCCAACCACCGGTTCGTCGGCCCCGAGACGATGGAGACCAAGATCTTCGGGCGGCTGACCGCCTGGCAGAACTGGATCTTCATCCGGCCGAACGCGTCGGGACCGGAGGGGGCGCTGCGGCGCTACGGCTCCGGGCAGCGCGGCAGCTACAGCTACCAGCGGGTGTGA
- a CDS encoding FecCD family ABC transporter permease, whose amino-acid sequence MSARLDLPAARQVVTRTRRTTHRRTRLVVAGLVVLVAALFLVEVLLGTFTVTLPDLLRIVGGADLPGATFVVLEDKLPRAVTGLLVGAAFGVSGAVFQTMLRNPLASPDVIGVTAGASAGAVLAIVVLGASGPALSAWSFGGTLVVALAIHLLARGGGARMVLVGIGLAAMLQSVVSYLLTRSDVRVASDAFVWLTGSLNGSTWPRVRDLVVALAVLLPLAVLLARFLDVLALGDDPAAGLGVPVARARLALLVVGVALAAVATAAAGPVAFVAFVSGPIARRLLRGRVSLVAAGLVGAAVVLAADFVAHNLVPGATLPVGVVTGALGAPFLLALIVASNRRTA is encoded by the coding sequence GTGAGCGCGCGCCTCGACCTCCCGGCCGCGCGGCAGGTCGTCACCCGCACCCGGCGGACGACGCACCGCCGCACCCGCCTGGTCGTGGCCGGGCTCGTGGTCCTGGTGGCCGCGCTGTTCCTCGTCGAGGTGCTGCTCGGCACGTTCACCGTCACCCTCCCCGACCTGCTCCGGATCGTCGGTGGCGCCGACCTGCCGGGCGCGACGTTCGTCGTCCTGGAGGACAAGCTGCCGCGGGCCGTGACCGGCCTGCTCGTCGGCGCCGCGTTCGGGGTGTCCGGGGCGGTGTTCCAGACGATGCTGCGCAACCCGCTGGCCAGTCCCGACGTGATCGGGGTGACCGCCGGGGCGAGCGCCGGGGCGGTGCTGGCGATCGTCGTGCTGGGCGCGAGCGGGCCGGCCCTCTCGGCCTGGTCGTTCGGCGGCACCCTCGTGGTCGCGCTGGCGATCCACCTGCTGGCCCGCGGGGGCGGCGCGCGGATGGTGCTGGTCGGCATCGGGCTCGCGGCGATGCTCCAGTCGGTGGTGTCCTACCTCCTCACCCGTTCCGACGTGCGGGTCGCGTCCGACGCGTTCGTCTGGCTGACCGGCTCGCTGAACGGCAGCACCTGGCCCCGGGTCCGCGACCTCGTGGTCGCGCTGGCGGTGCTGCTGCCGTTGGCGGTGCTGCTCGCCCGGTTCCTCGACGTGCTGGCGCTCGGGGACGACCCGGCCGCCGGGCTCGGCGTCCCGGTGGCCCGCGCCCGCCTCGCGCTGCTCGTCGTCGGGGTCGCGCTCGCCGCGGTCGCCACCGCCGCGGCCGGACCGGTGGCCTTCGTGGCCTTCGTGTCCGGGCCGATCGCCCGCCGGCTGCTGCGGGGACGGGTGTCGCTGGTCGCGGCCGGGCTGGTCGGCGCGGCCGTCGTGCTGGCCGCCGACTTCGTCGCGCACAACCTCGTGCCCGGCGCGACCCTGCCGGTCGGCGTGGTCACCGGCGCCCTCGGCGCACCGTTCCTGCTGGCCCTGATCGTCGCCTCGAACCGGAGAACCGCATGA
- a CDS encoding SixA phosphatase family protein, translating into MSTRHTLVLLRHAKSDWSTPGQPDRDRPLSGRGRRQAPEAGRWLAEHGPVPDLVVVSPAVRARRTWDLVAAELPGTPPTRVEDRVYAASPAELLAVLADLPEATATVLLVGHNPGLEELVEHLTGEHVRLPTSALAVLDVPAPWSALGPGAGTLRASGRPPGGV; encoded by the coding sequence GTGAGCACCCGCCACACCCTCGTCCTGCTGCGGCACGCCAAGTCCGACTGGTCGACGCCGGGGCAGCCCGACCGGGACCGCCCGCTGTCCGGCCGGGGGCGACGCCAGGCGCCGGAGGCCGGGCGGTGGCTGGCCGAGCACGGTCCCGTCCCGGACCTCGTCGTGGTGTCCCCGGCCGTCCGCGCCCGCCGCACGTGGGACCTGGTCGCGGCCGAGCTGCCGGGGACGCCGCCGACCCGCGTCGAGGACCGGGTGTACGCCGCGTCGCCGGCCGAGCTGCTCGCGGTGCTCGCCGACCTGCCCGAGGCCACGGCGACGGTGCTCCTGGTCGGCCACAACCCCGGTCTGGAGGAGCTCGTCGAGCACCTCACCGGAGAGCACGTGCGGCTGCCCACCTCGGCGCTGGCCGTGCTCGACGTACCGGCGCCGTGGTCGGCCCTCGGTCCGGGCGCCGGGACGCTGCGGGCGAGCGGCCGTCCGCCGGGCGGTGTCTAG
- a CDS encoding siderophore-interacting protein — protein sequence MTGPAGESPLACFEVEVRAVHRMSPTFARVTFGGDCLAGFDDGGPLGPRDQRVKLVVPLAGGAAPPLRDLSPGWYPRWLARDPALRGEMRTYTVRAVRGSGTGTEVDVDFVLHGATGPASAWACAAERGDRVTLLGPRRGRREEYAGIEWAPPAPGAGPLLLVGDETAVPAIASVLATLPAGYDGRAVLEVPAPADFLDVRTDADVAVTWLARGTHARGELLAEAVRAVAPARGSRPVADVDPDEVLWEPAVGGRPTGAPYVWVAGEAAVVRGLRRHLVGAAGLPRSAVTFMGYWRETPAERPGSALRAASGQASG from the coding sequence ATGACCGGTCCGGCCGGGGAGAGCCCGCTGGCCTGCTTCGAGGTCGAGGTCCGGGCCGTGCACCGGATGTCGCCGACCTTCGCGCGGGTGACGTTCGGCGGCGACTGCCTGGCCGGCTTCGACGACGGCGGCCCGCTCGGCCCGCGCGACCAGCGGGTCAAGCTCGTCGTGCCGCTGGCCGGCGGGGCCGCGCCGCCGCTCCGCGACCTGTCCCCGGGCTGGTACCCGCGGTGGCTCGCGCGGGACCCCGCGCTGCGCGGCGAGATGCGCACCTACACGGTGCGGGCCGTCCGCGGGTCCGGGACGGGCACCGAGGTGGACGTCGACTTCGTGCTGCACGGCGCGACCGGCCCCGCGTCGGCGTGGGCGTGCGCCGCGGAGCGCGGCGACCGGGTCACCCTGCTCGGCCCGCGCCGCGGCCGCCGCGAGGAGTACGCCGGCATCGAGTGGGCCCCGCCGGCCCCCGGCGCCGGTCCGCTGCTGCTCGTCGGCGACGAGACCGCCGTGCCCGCGATCGCGTCGGTCCTGGCCACCCTGCCCGCCGGGTACGACGGGCGCGCGGTCCTCGAGGTGCCCGCCCCGGCGGACTTCCTCGACGTGCGGACCGACGCCGACGTGGCGGTGACCTGGCTGGCGCGCGGGACGCACGCCCGCGGCGAGCTGCTCGCCGAGGCGGTCCGGGCCGTGGCCCCGGCACGCGGGTCCCGCCCGGTCGCCGACGTCGACCCGGACGAGGTGCTGTGGGAGCCGGCCGTCGGCGGGCGGCCGACGGGGGCGCCGTACGTCTGGGTCGCGGGGGAGGCGGCCGTGGTGCGCGGCCTGCGGCGGCACCTGGTCGGGGCGGCGGGGCTGCCGCGCAGCGCGGTGACGTTCATGGGCTACTGGCGTGAGACGCCGGCCGAGCGGCCCGGGAGCGCGCTGCGGGCGGCCTCCGGTCAGGCCTCGGGGTAG
- the boxB gene encoding benzoyl-CoA 2,3-epoxidase subunit BoxB, which produces MTSPATSPDDRTGAAPAPTGPLSKIDYSERIPNNVNLADDRRLQRALEGWQPKFIDWWKTLGPALPTKDVYLRTAVAVGRDGWAHFEHVPMEEYRWGIFLAEQNPDRTVSFGKHKGEPAWQEVPGEHRADLMRLIVVQGDTEPASVEQQRVLGNTAPSIYDLRNLFQVNVEEGRHLWAMVYLLHAYFGREGREEAEQLLKRNSGDIDAPRILGAFNEETTDWLQFFMFTYFTDRDGKYQLGTLKESAFDPLARTCEFMLKEEAHHMFVGTTGVQRVVERTAELMKEHGTDDIWEHGGIPLSVVQKYLNFQFSVSMDLFGSEQSTNAGNYYSSGLKGRWQETRRKDDHVLLEDTREMNYVEDGEIRQRTVPTLSALNLDLRDEYVADCANGVRRWNQALEDAGLEERLILPHEGFNRRVGVYAQHHVSPEGEVLDDAAWQAVVDGYLPSAEDRAAVAALMVPEYELGKFAGWIAPPQAGINDQPVEFDYVHLAEEGVA; this is translated from the coding sequence ATGACCAGCCCAGCGACCAGCCCCGACGACCGCACCGGTGCAGCCCCCGCGCCCACCGGCCCGCTCAGCAAGATCGACTACTCCGAGCGGATCCCGAACAACGTCAACCTCGCGGACGACCGCCGGTTGCAGCGCGCGCTCGAGGGCTGGCAGCCCAAGTTCATCGACTGGTGGAAGACCCTCGGCCCGGCGCTGCCGACCAAGGACGTCTACCTGCGCACCGCGGTGGCGGTCGGCCGCGACGGCTGGGCGCACTTCGAGCACGTGCCGATGGAGGAGTACCGCTGGGGCATCTTCCTCGCCGAGCAGAACCCCGACCGCACCGTGAGCTTCGGCAAGCACAAGGGCGAGCCGGCCTGGCAGGAGGTCCCCGGCGAACACCGGGCCGACCTGATGCGGCTGATCGTCGTGCAAGGCGACACCGAGCCCGCCTCGGTCGAGCAGCAGCGGGTGCTGGGCAACACCGCGCCGAGCATCTACGACCTGCGCAACCTGTTCCAGGTCAACGTCGAGGAGGGCCGGCACCTCTGGGCGATGGTCTACCTGCTGCACGCCTACTTCGGCCGGGAGGGTCGCGAGGAGGCCGAGCAGCTGCTCAAGCGGAACAGCGGCGACATCGACGCCCCGCGGATCCTCGGTGCCTTCAACGAGGAGACCACCGACTGGCTGCAGTTCTTCATGTTCACCTACTTCACCGACCGGGACGGCAAGTACCAGCTCGGCACGCTGAAGGAGTCCGCCTTCGACCCGCTGGCCCGGACCTGCGAGTTCATGCTCAAGGAGGAGGCGCACCACATGTTCGTCGGCACCACCGGCGTGCAGCGCGTGGTGGAGCGGACCGCCGAGCTGATGAAGGAGCACGGCACCGACGACATCTGGGAGCACGGCGGCATCCCGCTCTCGGTCGTCCAGAAGTACCTCAACTTCCAGTTCTCGGTGTCCATGGACCTGTTCGGCTCCGAGCAGTCCACCAACGCCGGCAACTACTACTCCTCCGGGCTCAAGGGCCGCTGGCAGGAGACCCGTCGCAAGGACGACCACGTCCTGCTCGAGGACACCCGCGAGATGAACTACGTCGAGGACGGCGAGATCCGGCAGCGGACCGTGCCGACGCTGTCCGCGCTCAACCTCGACCTGCGCGACGAGTACGTCGCGGACTGCGCCAACGGCGTACGTCGCTGGAACCAGGCCCTGGAGGACGCCGGCCTCGAGGAGCGGCTGATCCTGCCGCACGAGGGGTTCAACCGCCGGGTCGGCGTCTACGCCCAGCACCACGTCAGCCCCGAGGGCGAGGTGCTCGACGACGCCGCGTGGCAGGCCGTCGTCGACGGCTACCTCCCGTCGGCCGAGGACCGGGCGGCCGTCGCCGCGCTGATGGTGCCGGAGTACGAGCTGGGCAAGTTCGCCGGCTGGATCGCGCCGCCGCAGGCCGGCATCAACGACCAGCCTGTCGAGTTCGACTACGTGCACCTCGCCGAGGAGGGGGTGGCGTGA
- a CDS encoding FecCD family ABC transporter permease yields MSAAVLARTATRPRPAPGVVLAAAVLLLAVLGLASLALGARSVGWSTLLDAWLHADAADGDHAVVRARLPRTAVGVLVGLALGLAGAVMQGVTRNPLADPGILGVNAGAALAVVVAIAGFGVGSVSGYVWFAFAGAAAAAVLVYAVASLARAGATPLTLALAGAATSAGLVSLTNGLLVVSQDTFDRYRFWALGSVAVRSWDAVLDVLPFLVVGTLVALATARALNGLALGEDSARSLGQRPGVARAVAALSVVLLCGAATAVAGPIGFVGLVVPHAARSLVGGDHRWVLPVSAVLGAALLVGADTVGRVLLPPTEVQAGLMTALVGAPVFVWLVRRRTAVGL; encoded by the coding sequence GTGAGCGCCGCCGTCCTCGCCCGGACGGCGACCCGGCCCCGGCCCGCCCCGGGCGTCGTGCTCGCCGCGGCGGTGCTGCTGCTCGCGGTGCTGGGGCTGGCGTCGCTGGCCCTCGGTGCCCGCTCCGTCGGCTGGTCGACGCTGCTCGACGCGTGGCTGCACGCCGACGCGGCCGACGGCGACCACGCCGTGGTGCGGGCGCGGTTGCCGCGGACCGCGGTCGGCGTGCTCGTCGGGCTGGCCCTGGGGCTCGCCGGTGCGGTGATGCAGGGCGTGACCCGCAACCCGCTGGCCGACCCCGGCATCCTCGGCGTGAACGCCGGCGCGGCGCTCGCGGTGGTCGTCGCGATCGCCGGGTTCGGGGTGGGCAGCGTGTCGGGCTACGTCTGGTTCGCCTTCGCGGGTGCGGCCGCCGCGGCGGTGCTGGTGTACGCCGTGGCGAGCCTCGCGCGGGCCGGCGCGACCCCGCTCACGCTCGCGCTGGCCGGGGCCGCGACCAGCGCCGGTCTCGTCTCGCTCACGAACGGGCTGCTCGTGGTGAGCCAGGACACCTTCGACCGCTACCGGTTCTGGGCGCTCGGCTCGGTCGCCGTGCGCAGCTGGGACGCGGTGCTCGACGTGCTGCCGTTCCTGGTGGTCGGCACGCTGGTCGCCCTGGCCACCGCGCGGGCGCTCAACGGGCTCGCGCTCGGGGAGGACTCCGCGCGCTCCCTGGGCCAGCGGCCCGGGGTGGCGCGGGCGGTGGCGGCCCTCTCGGTGGTGCTGCTCTGCGGGGCCGCGACCGCGGTCGCCGGCCCGATCGGGTTCGTCGGCCTCGTCGTCCCGCACGCCGCGCGCTCGCTGGTCGGCGGCGACCACCGCTGGGTGCTGCCGGTGTCCGCCGTGCTCGGCGCCGCGCTGCTCGTGGGCGCGGACACCGTCGGCCGGGTCCTGCTCCCGCCGACCGAGGTGCAGGCCGGGCTGATGACCGCGCTGGTCGGGGCGCCGGTCTTCGTCTGGCTGGTCCGGCGGCGTACGGCGGTCGGGCTGTGA
- a CDS encoding GNAT family N-acetyltransferase has product MSELTWHHEPSPTWDADKQRVIGSAPAGALDVSYPDGAELPGDWWDARTADGVVVGYGWLDATWGGDAEILLAVDATAQRRGVGSFVLDRLEDEAARRGLNYVYNTVRGTHPQRDDVHDWLAVRGYRGSTTDTTLRKRVGADDQRPAPGGGPSKAEPAPSRAYDPSADGDRAPGHEESGGYVDVDEHQY; this is encoded by the coding sequence GTGAGCGAGCTGACCTGGCACCACGAGCCGAGCCCGACCTGGGACGCCGACAAGCAGCGCGTGATCGGCTCGGCCCCCGCGGGGGCGCTCGACGTGTCCTACCCGGACGGGGCCGAGCTGCCGGGTGACTGGTGGGACGCACGCACCGCGGACGGCGTGGTCGTCGGCTACGGCTGGCTCGACGCGACCTGGGGCGGCGACGCGGAGATCCTGCTCGCCGTGGACGCCACGGCGCAGCGCCGCGGCGTCGGCTCCTTCGTGCTCGACCGGCTCGAGGACGAGGCGGCCCGACGCGGCCTCAACTACGTCTACAACACGGTCCGCGGCACCCACCCGCAGCGCGACGACGTGCACGACTGGCTGGCGGTGCGCGGCTACCGCGGCTCCACGACGGACACCACGCTGCGCAAGCGGGTCGGGGCCGACGACCAGCGCCCGGCCCCGGGCGGCGGGCCCTCGAAGGCCGAGCCCGCGCCGTCGCGCGCCTACGACCCCTCCGCCGACGGGGACCGCGCGCCCGGTCACGAGGAGTCCGGCGGCTACGTCGACGTCGACGAGCACCAGTACTGA
- a CDS encoding PaaX family transcriptional regulator → MSEPSVASSRRREVGSASARSLLLTVLGEFVHPRHSSVWTATLLEALGSLGVEEKSARQALSRTASEELLVSSRHGRRVLWELTPAGAELLEEGTARIYGFLRERHPWDGRWLVLSVPIPETQRQLRHRLRTRLTWLGLGSPTSGLWVSPDATKAHDVHEVVRDLGLEAQAFAWVGPASGVGDESRLLADAWDLADVEDRYLGFLDAFATREAGSPADAFAAQVEMVQEWRRFPFLDPDLPGELLDHDWPGPRAGAAFHDRHAAWHAAAQAEWDRMDGAAGPRPSAT, encoded by the coding sequence GTGTCCGAGCCGAGCGTCGCCTCCTCGCGCCGCCGCGAGGTGGGCTCCGCCAGCGCCCGCTCGCTGCTGCTGACCGTGCTCGGCGAGTTCGTGCACCCGCGGCACTCCTCGGTGTGGACCGCGACCCTGCTCGAGGCACTGGGCAGCCTCGGGGTGGAGGAGAAGTCCGCCCGCCAGGCCCTCTCCCGTACGGCGAGCGAGGAGCTGCTGGTCTCCTCGCGGCACGGCCGGCGGGTGCTCTGGGAGCTCACCCCTGCCGGGGCCGAGCTGCTCGAGGAGGGCACCGCCCGGATCTACGGGTTCCTGCGGGAGCGGCACCCGTGGGACGGCCGCTGGCTGGTGCTCAGCGTGCCGATCCCGGAGACCCAGCGGCAGCTGCGGCACCGGCTGCGCACCCGGCTGACCTGGCTCGGCCTCGGCTCGCCCACCTCCGGGCTGTGGGTCAGCCCCGACGCCACCAAGGCCCACGACGTGCACGAGGTGGTCCGGGACCTCGGGCTGGAGGCGCAGGCCTTCGCCTGGGTGGGCCCGGCCAGCGGCGTCGGCGACGAGAGCCGGCTGCTCGCCGACGCCTGGGACCTCGCCGACGTCGAGGACCGCTACCTCGGCTTCCTCGACGCGTTCGCGACCCGCGAGGCCGGCTCCCCCGCCGACGCGTTCGCCGCCCAGGTCGAGATGGTCCAGGAGTGGCGGCGCTTCCCGTTCCTCGACCCGGACCTCCCCGGCGAGCTGCTCGACCACGACTGGCCCGGGCCGCGCGCGGGCGCCGCCTTCCACGACCGGCATGCCGCCTGGCACGCCGCGGCACAGGCCGAGTGGGACCGGATGGACGGCGCGGCCGGCCCGCGGCCCTCGGCGACCTGA
- a CDS encoding PaaI family thioesterase, producing the protein MSDSRVDGLLDDDITGDFVRHLGVEFGEVTGDRVTATWTAKPDLHQPYGIVHGGVHCSVIETLASVGAAVWMGERGKVVGVNNNTDFYRAVRTGTLTSTATPLHRGRSQQVWLVETLDPDGKVAARGQVRLQNLYPEA; encoded by the coding sequence ATGAGCGACTCTCGTGTGGACGGCCTGCTGGACGACGACATCACCGGCGACTTCGTGCGACACCTCGGCGTCGAGTTCGGGGAGGTCACCGGCGACCGGGTGACCGCGACCTGGACCGCGAAGCCCGACCTGCACCAGCCCTACGGCATCGTGCACGGCGGCGTGCACTGCTCGGTGATCGAGACGCTGGCCAGCGTGGGCGCCGCCGTCTGGATGGGCGAGCGCGGCAAGGTCGTCGGGGTCAACAACAACACCGACTTCTACCGCGCCGTCCGGACCGGCACGCTGACCTCGACGGCGACCCCGCTGCACCGCGGCCGCTCCCAGCAGGTCTGGCTCGTCGAGACCCTCGACCCGGACGGCAAGGTCGCCGCCCGCGGGCAGGTCCGGCTGCAGAACCTCTACCCCGAGGCCTGA
- a CDS encoding ABC transporter ATP-binding protein: MTHTLRAQDLSLAYDATTVVDRLTLDVPPGEVTIVVGANACGKSTLLRGLARLMAPTHGAALLDGRAIHELPTREVATVLGLLPQDPVAPEGITVTDLVGRGRYPHQGWFRRWTSEDDAAVAAAMRSTDVLDLAGRAVDELSGGQRQRVWIAMALAQQTDLLLLDEPTTFLDVAHQVEVLDLLRDLNASRGTTVVMVLHDLNLAARYADHLVALTRGRVVAAGAPGDVVTAELVRDVFGLDSLVVECPVSGTPLVVPLGRHGRPATRVAR, translated from the coding sequence ATGACCCACACCCTGCGCGCCCAGGACCTCTCCCTGGCGTACGACGCCACGACCGTCGTGGACCGGCTCACCCTGGACGTCCCGCCCGGCGAGGTCACGATCGTCGTGGGCGCGAACGCCTGCGGGAAGTCCACGCTGCTGCGCGGGCTCGCGCGGCTGATGGCGCCCACGCACGGCGCGGCCCTGCTGGACGGCCGGGCGATCCACGAGCTGCCGACCCGCGAGGTGGCCACCGTGCTCGGCCTGCTGCCGCAGGACCCGGTCGCGCCGGAGGGGATCACGGTCACCGACCTGGTCGGCCGGGGGAGGTACCCGCACCAGGGCTGGTTCCGCCGGTGGACCTCCGAGGACGACGCGGCCGTCGCCGCGGCGATGCGCTCCACCGACGTGCTCGACCTCGCCGGCCGGGCCGTCGACGAGCTCTCCGGCGGCCAGCGCCAGCGGGTCTGGATCGCGATGGCGCTGGCCCAGCAGACCGACCTGCTGCTGCTCGACGAGCCCACGACGTTCCTCGACGTCGCCCACCAGGTCGAGGTGCTCGACCTGCTCCGCGACCTGAACGCGAGCCGCGGCACGACGGTGGTGATGGTGCTGCACGACCTCAACCTGGCCGCGCGCTACGCCGACCACCTCGTCGCGCTGACCCGGGGCCGGGTCGTCGCCGCCGGTGCCCCCGGCGACGTGGTCACCGCGGAGCTGGTCCGCGACGTGTTCGGCCTCGACTCGCTGGTCGTGGAGTGCCCCGTGTCGGGCACCCCGCTCGTCGTACCCCTCGGGCGGCACGGCCGCCCGGCCACCCGGGTCGCGCGATGA
- a CDS encoding GAF and ANTAR domain-containing protein → MDPTAGFATQLADAARAMHGSSSTRETLDRVVSVATELIHGCDLVGISLVHRTGIDTPAASDEVLRRVDELQFELKEGPCFDTLRNHETVCSSDLARDPRWPRWGPLVASEVGALSIVSFRLFTTADTLGALNLYARKLDAFNADDVYDGHALAAHVAVALAAAENVEHLETAIDNRTVIGRAEGILMERFDLSASDAFAVLRRVSQHRNVRLHLVADELVRTRQTPE, encoded by the coding sequence ATGGACCCGACCGCCGGCTTCGCGACCCAGCTCGCGGACGCGGCGCGCGCGATGCACGGCTCGTCGAGCACGCGGGAGACGCTCGACCGCGTCGTCTCCGTCGCCACCGAGCTGATCCACGGGTGCGACCTGGTCGGCATCTCCCTCGTCCACCGCACCGGCATCGACACCCCCGCCGCCAGCGACGAGGTGCTGCGGCGGGTCGACGAGCTGCAGTTCGAGCTCAAGGAGGGGCCCTGCTTCGACACGCTCCGGAACCACGAGACGGTGTGCAGCAGCGACCTGGCCCGGGACCCCCGCTGGCCCCGCTGGGGACCGCTCGTCGCCTCGGAGGTCGGGGCGCTCAGCATCGTGAGCTTCCGGCTCTTCACGACCGCGGACACGCTCGGTGCCCTGAACCTCTACGCCAGGAAGCTCGACGCGTTCAACGCCGACGACGTCTACGACGGCCACGCGCTGGCCGCTCACGTGGCCGTCGCGCTCGCCGCGGCGGAGAACGTCGAGCACCTCGAGACCGCGATCGACAACCGGACGGTGATCGGCCGGGCCGAGGGCATCCTGATGGAGCGGTTCGACCTCTCGGCCTCGGACGCCTTCGCCGTCCTCCGCCGGGTCTCCCAGCACCGCAACGTCCGGCTGCACCTGGTGGCCGACGAGCTGGTGCGCACCCGGCAGACGCCGGAGTAG